Proteins from a single region of Candidatus Omnitrophota bacterium:
- a CDS encoding DNA cytosine methyltransferase — protein sequence MTYPLGGFDAIHASPPCEHYSRITGVNGIRSEHPALIVPIRERLSSIDAPWVMENVADAPLVNYIQLCGSSFGLDIQRHRLFESGGWQPGLVPPCAHHWQRKRFRSLNKHGRLEGKLSPVVGVYGSVNYAGEFPIRCAAMGINWMINDELVKAIPPVYTEYIGRQLLEHLR from the coding sequence ATGACGTATCCATTGGGAGGCTTCGATGCGATCCACGCGAGTCCGCCATGTGAGCACTACAGCCGAATCACCGGGGTGAATGGCATCCGTTCCGAACACCCGGCCCTGATAGTGCCGATCCGTGAACGTCTCTCGTCGATCGACGCGCCGTGGGTCATGGAGAACGTCGCCGACGCACCCCTTGTCAACTATATCCAACTGTGCGGCTCGTCGTTCGGGCTGGACATCCAACGCCATCGCCTGTTTGAGTCCGGCGGCTGGCAGCCGGGGCTTGTCCCACCCTGCGCCCACCATTGGCAACGAAAGCGATTCCGGTCGCTGAACAAGCACGGCCGCTTGGAAGGAAAGCTCTCGCCGGTCGTCGGCGTCTATGGCTCCGTCAACTATGCCGGTGAGTTCCCGATCCGGTGCGCGGCGATGGGTATCAACTGGATGATCAACGACGAATTGGTGAAGGCTATTCCGCCCGTCTACACGGAATACATCGGGCGGCAACTGTTGGAGCATCTGCGATGA